From the genome of Pararhizobium sp. A13, one region includes:
- a CDS encoding MucR family transcriptional regulator, which yields MPETLPAHDLLVTLTAKIVAAYVGNHVIPGGEITKVIGDVHAALNGIGHEKAAEPIVEKPKPPISVRKSIQDDYLVCFEDGKKFKSLKRHLMAKYQMTPEQYRQKWALPDDYPMIAPAYAARRSELARAAGLGQTPKKPRS from the coding sequence ATGCCTGAGACGCTGCCCGCACATGACCTTCTCGTGACGCTCACGGCAAAGATCGTCGCGGCCTATGTCGGCAACCACGTTATTCCAGGCGGCGAAATCACGAAGGTAATTGGAGATGTCCATGCGGCCTTAAACGGAATCGGCCACGAAAAGGCGGCAGAGCCGATCGTTGAGAAGCCAAAGCCACCGATATCAGTGCGCAAGTCAATCCAGGACGACTATCTGGTCTGCTTCGAGGACGGCAAGAAGTTCAAATCGCTGAAGCGCCACCTGATGGCCAAATACCAGATGACGCCGGAACAATATCGCCAGAAGTGGGCTCTGCCCGACGACTATCCCATGATCGCACCCGCTTATGCTGCCAGGCGCTCGGAACTGGCAAGGGCAGCCGGGCTTGGTCAAACGCCAAAGAAGCCTCGGTCTTGA
- a CDS encoding CBS domain-containing protein, with protein MRVKDVMTIKVVRISPDHSVRQAAKMMLDNQVSGIPVVDDDGRLLGIISEGDLIRRTELGSEATVSLAEKAMPAEERASAYVKRSSWRVGDAMTSNLVTIDEDASLTRVAQLMQERGIKRIPVTRAGELVGIVSRADLLQAILVAKPDQTAAGDEAIQLSIAVRLAENTGLEGLDVKVTVADGMVHLWGNVETPECRRAARIVAESVRGVRGVVEHFSQPFPSG; from the coding sequence ATGCGCGTCAAAGATGTCATGACGATAAAAGTCGTCAGAATATCACCTGACCACAGTGTCAGGCAGGCCGCCAAGATGATGCTGGATAATCAGGTCAGCGGCATCCCGGTCGTCGACGACGACGGACGTCTGCTCGGTATCATCAGCGAAGGCGATTTGATCCGAAGGACGGAACTGGGAAGCGAAGCGACCGTATCGCTTGCCGAGAAAGCCATGCCTGCCGAAGAGAGAGCCAGCGCCTATGTCAAACGCAGCTCGTGGAGGGTCGGCGACGCGATGACGAGCAATCTCGTGACCATTGACGAGGACGCCTCGCTTACGCGCGTAGCCCAGCTGATGCAGGAGCGCGGCATAAAGCGCATTCCCGTAACAAGAGCTGGCGAACTGGTCGGCATCGTCAGCCGGGCGGACCTGTTGCAGGCAATTCTGGTGGCCAAGCCGGATCAAACCGCAGCAGGCGATGAGGCCATTCAGCTCAGCATCGCGGTCCGCCTTGCAGAAAACACCGGTCTGGAAGGCCTCGACGTGAAAGTGACTGTAGCCGACGGGATGGTTCATCTGTGGGGTAACGTCGAGACGCCTGAGTGCAGGAGAGCCGCGCGGATCGTCGCAGAGAGTGTTCGCGGCGTCAGAGGCGTTGTCGAGCACTTTTCGCAGCCTTTCCCGTCTGGATAG
- a CDS encoding helix-turn-helix transcriptional regulator: MTPRDLLAWNVRKLRVRRGLSQERLAFEAGLERVSISQLERKQVNLGVDSLGKIAAALKCKVSELLLEPADGEKAPENLRRGRRS, translated from the coding sequence ATGACACCACGTGACCTTTTGGCTTGGAATGTTCGGAAGCTCCGCGTTCGCCGAGGGCTTTCGCAGGAGCGCCTCGCATTTGAAGCTGGTCTTGAGCGGGTTTCGATCTCTCAGCTTGAGCGCAAACAAGTCAATCTAGGAGTAGATTCCCTAGGGAAAATTGCAGCCGCACTTAAATGCAAAGTCTCTGAATTACTATTGGAGCCTGCGGACGGTGAGAAAGCACCAGAGAACCTTCGCCGTGGACGTCGGAGCTGA
- a CDS encoding TetR/AcrR family transcriptional regulator C-terminal domain-containing protein, producing the protein MAIGRDRIIDEALLLLDEVGIDKLSTRKLAERLGVQQPALYWHFRNKSELLDAINSEMLLRYHSDRLPKPGQDWVTFTLANARSIRKTLLTVRDGARLTAGTRPSVAEFADAEKVLQLYVDTGFSAEEAFGIAICVTRYVVGYVLEEQGEREREQMDQNAPNTHFVAELAPFPLLAKALETFHRVGTVNTEAVFESGLSYLLAGMQEKLRAKQVG; encoded by the coding sequence ATGGCAATCGGACGTGATCGCATTATCGATGAGGCCCTGCTGCTGCTGGACGAGGTGGGCATAGACAAGCTGTCCACCCGCAAGCTTGCAGAGCGGCTGGGCGTCCAGCAGCCGGCGCTCTACTGGCACTTCCGCAACAAGTCGGAATTGCTCGACGCCATCAATTCCGAGATGCTGCTGCGCTATCACAGCGATCGCCTGCCCAAACCCGGACAGGATTGGGTGACGTTCACGCTGGCCAATGCCCGCAGCATTCGTAAGACGCTGCTCACCGTGCGCGATGGCGCGCGGCTGACCGCAGGCACACGGCCTTCCGTCGCCGAATTTGCCGATGCGGAAAAGGTCTTGCAACTCTATGTCGATACTGGATTTTCGGCAGAGGAGGCGTTTGGGATCGCCATTTGCGTCACGCGCTATGTGGTCGGTTATGTTCTTGAAGAACAAGGAGAGCGCGAACGGGAACAGATGGACCAAAACGCACCCAATACCCACTTCGTGGCGGAACTGGCGCCGTTCCCCCTGCTCGCAAAAGCCCTTGAGACTTTCCACAGGGTTGGAACGGTCAACACTGAAGCCGTGTTCGAGAGCGGGCTAAGTTACCTGCTGGCCGGCATGCAGGAGAAATTGCGGGCGAAACAGGTAGGATAA
- a CDS encoding phosphate acetyltransferase — protein MADTTATTHEPSKYDRLIAAAQEVPSAVMIVAHPCDETSLRGALEAAEHRLIVPVLIGPEAKIRQVAADNGLDLRAHEIIDVPHSHAAAAKAVTLIREGKGELLMKGSLHTDELMREVTASATGLRTERRISHVFVMDVPGHADTLFITDAAINIFPDLDVKRDIVQNAIDLWVTIGLGEPRVAIVSAVETVTTKIPSTIEAAALCKMADRGQITGGVLDGPLAFDNAISVEAAQIKGLTSPVAGRAQIIVVPDLEAGNMLAKNLTFLAHADAAGIVLGARVPIVLTSRADSVRSRLASCAVATLYAAARRRLTQVAA, from the coding sequence TTGGCTGACACGACCGCGACGACCCATGAACCATCGAAATACGACCGCCTGATAGCGGCCGCGCAGGAGGTCCCGTCCGCGGTCATGATCGTGGCGCACCCCTGTGACGAAACCTCGCTGCGCGGCGCGCTGGAAGCCGCCGAGCATCGTCTGATCGTTCCGGTGCTGATCGGGCCTGAAGCGAAGATTCGCCAGGTGGCGGCCGACAACGGGCTTGATTTGCGGGCGCACGAGATCATCGACGTGCCGCATAGCCACGCCGCTGCGGCAAAGGCGGTGACCCTGATCCGGGAGGGAAAGGGCGAACTCCTGATGAAGGGCAGCCTCCATACCGACGAACTGATGCGCGAGGTCACCGCTTCTGCGACCGGGCTTAGAACCGAACGGCGCATCAGCCACGTGTTTGTGATGGACGTCCCCGGCCATGCCGACACGCTCTTCATCACCGATGCGGCGATCAACATCTTTCCCGATCTGGATGTCAAACGCGATATCGTGCAGAACGCGATCGACCTCTGGGTCACGATCGGTCTCGGCGAGCCGCGGGTGGCGATCGTGTCAGCTGTCGAGACGGTTACAACGAAGATTCCCTCGACTATCGAGGCGGCGGCCCTGTGCAAGATGGCCGATCGCGGCCAGATCACCGGGGGAGTGCTCGACGGCCCGCTTGCGTTCGATAACGCGATAAGCGTTGAAGCCGCTCAGATCAAGGGGCTCACGTCACCAGTGGCGGGCCGGGCGCAGATCATCGTCGTGCCTGACCTTGAAGCCGGTAACATGCTGGCCAAGAACCTGACTTTCCTCGCCCATGCCGACGCGGCCGGAATTGTGCTTGGCGCGCGCGTACCGATCGTGCTGACGTCGCGGGCGGATTCGGTGCGCAGCCGCCTTGCTTCGTGCGCCGTCGCGACCCTTTACGCGGCCGCCCGCCGGCGGCTGACGCAAGTGGCGGCTTGA
- a CDS encoding DUF3141 domain-containing protein codes for MSELSSVSSIPAFADTSANYSVDAWQRWILFLDVMRRRAEQYEEHAAQRAPHVLDYEAELISDARTFAEPVNYGLVRIVPPAGIVIDPLKRPFVVVDPRAGHGPGIGGFKADSEIGVAMKAGHACYFIGFLPDPMPGQTIEKIARAEAQFLEIVVARHPEADGKPCVIGNCQAGWAVMMLAALRPELFGPIIVAGSPLAYWAGVHGQNPMRYSGGLLGGSWLTALFGDLGAGKFDGAWLVQNFENQNPANTLWTKQYNLYSKVDTEAERYLGFERWWGGHVTLNAEEMQFIVDELFIGNKLAAGEIRTSDGTAVDLRTIRSPIVVFCSKGDNITPPQQALDWILDLYDSVDEIRSLGQTIVYVVHEKIGHLGIFVSGGVARKEHDEFASNIDLIDVLPPGLYEAVLEPKGEAMEHPELVTGEWVMRCERRTLDDIRALGGNDIQDDNRFAAAARLSEINLALYRAFFQPAVKAAVNPSWAEAMRRLHPLRLSYEMFGPSNPFLAWVQGAAELVREDRRPADADNPFLALQEQVSGQIVEGLESWRKMSERLAEETFGVVYGSPALQAALGVDPQSNRPPRQAPKSMLTSALVEARTVALREKIPQGGPLEALVRSLLFVSMARRGGADERGFEAIRRIRRDHQGASRLNLAAFKALVREQYYILLNDETAALAAIPTMLPKEIDERRAALEVLRGVLEASGALSDTAAERFQRVTELFDLGKGEVSSEPTPMPARAAPRNRSA; via the coding sequence ATGTCCGAGCTATCAAGCGTATCGTCGATTCCGGCATTTGCCGACACATCCGCGAACTATTCAGTCGACGCATGGCAACGTTGGATTCTGTTTCTTGACGTGATGCGTCGGCGTGCCGAGCAGTATGAGGAGCACGCGGCGCAAAGAGCGCCGCACGTGCTGGACTATGAAGCCGAGCTCATCTCCGACGCCCGGACCTTCGCGGAGCCGGTCAACTACGGCCTCGTTCGCATTGTTCCACCCGCCGGGATCGTGATCGATCCGCTCAAACGCCCCTTTGTCGTCGTCGATCCGCGGGCTGGGCACGGCCCGGGTATCGGCGGTTTCAAGGCCGACAGCGAGATCGGCGTGGCAATGAAGGCAGGGCATGCCTGCTATTTCATCGGCTTCCTGCCCGACCCCATGCCCGGCCAGACCATCGAGAAGATCGCGCGCGCCGAGGCGCAATTTCTGGAAATCGTGGTTGCTCGCCACCCCGAGGCGGACGGCAAGCCCTGCGTCATCGGCAACTGTCAGGCGGGATGGGCGGTGATGATGCTCGCCGCGCTGAGGCCGGAGTTGTTCGGACCGATCATTGTCGCGGGCTCGCCACTCGCCTACTGGGCCGGCGTGCATGGACAAAATCCTATGCGCTATTCCGGTGGGCTTCTCGGCGGGAGCTGGCTGACGGCACTGTTCGGCGATCTTGGCGCTGGAAAATTCGACGGCGCCTGGCTTGTCCAAAATTTCGAGAACCAGAACCCGGCCAATACCCTGTGGACCAAGCAGTATAACCTCTATTCCAAGGTCGATACGGAGGCCGAACGCTATCTTGGTTTCGAGCGCTGGTGGGGAGGGCATGTCACGCTCAATGCGGAAGAAATGCAGTTTATCGTCGATGAACTGTTCATCGGCAACAAGCTCGCTGCGGGAGAAATCCGCACCTCTGATGGGACGGCCGTCGACCTGCGTACGATCCGCTCGCCGATCGTCGTCTTTTGCTCCAAGGGAGATAACATAACGCCGCCGCAGCAGGCGCTCGACTGGATTCTCGACCTCTACGACAGTGTCGATGAAATTCGTTCGCTTGGTCAGACCATCGTCTACGTCGTGCACGAAAAGATCGGTCATTTGGGGATTTTCGTCTCCGGCGGTGTCGCCCGCAAGGAGCATGACGAGTTCGCATCCAACATCGATCTCATCGACGTGCTCCCCCCGGGCCTCTACGAAGCGGTCCTCGAGCCGAAAGGAGAGGCGATGGAGCATCCGGAGCTGGTGACCGGCGAGTGGGTCATGCGCTGCGAAAGACGCACCCTCGACGACATCCGCGCTCTCGGGGGCAACGACATTCAGGACGATAACCGGTTTGCCGCCGCGGCGCGGCTCTCGGAGATCAACCTTGCGCTGTACCGCGCCTTTTTCCAGCCTGCGGTGAAAGCCGCCGTGAACCCGTCATGGGCAGAGGCGATGCGGCGATTGCATCCGCTTCGCCTGAGCTACGAGATGTTTGGCCCGTCCAACCCATTTCTCGCCTGGGTTCAGGGGGCGGCGGAGCTTGTTCGCGAGGACCGTCGTCCCGCAGATGCGGACAATCCCTTCCTCGCCCTCCAGGAGCAGGTTTCCGGGCAGATCGTCGAGGGACTGGAAAGCTGGCGCAAGATGTCCGAAAGGCTGGCAGAGGAAACCTTCGGCGTGGTCTATGGTTCGCCTGCGCTGCAGGCTGCACTCGGCGTCGATCCACAGTCCAACCGCCCGCCGCGCCAGGCACCAAAGAGCATGCTGACCAGCGCGCTGGTCGAAGCCCGAACCGTAGCGTTGAGAGAAAAAATACCCCAAGGCGGTCCCCTTGAGGCTCTGGTGCGGTCGCTGCTGTTCGTCAGCATGGCGCGTCGTGGCGGGGCTGACGAACGCGGATTCGAGGCGATCCGCAGGATCCGGCGTGACCATCAAGGCGCTAGCCGGTTGAACCTGGCGGCGTTCAAAGCACTGGTGCGGGAACAGTATTACATCCTGCTGAACGATGAGACGGCAGCGCTGGCCGCTATCCCTACGATGCTTCCGAAGGAGATCGACGAGCGCCGGGCCGCGTTGGAGGTTCTTCGGGGCGTGCTTGAGGCGTCCGGGGCGTTGAGTGACACGGCGGCCGAGCGCTTCCAGCGGGTGACCGAGCTTTTTGATCTTGGAAAGGGAGAGGTGAGCAGCGAGCCGACGCCCATGCCGGCCCGCGCCGCGCCTCGCAATCGTAGCGCATGA
- a CDS encoding acetate/propionate family kinase produces MDAILVVNAGSSSLKFQIFEVAGTRLERRVRGQMDGIGTRPRLRATAADTTALVDRSYEPGVVKDLPAAITETRTWLQSLEGVTLRAIGHRVVHGGPDYAQPILIDHDILDKLATLQKLAPLHQPNNLAPIRLAMDIDPDVPQIACFDTAFHRGHAAHTDCYALPWAFYEDGIRRYGFHGLSYEYISERLAEVAPAVAQDRIIVAHLGSGASMCALRNGRSLETTMGFTALDGLPMGTRPGQMDPGVVLYLIDQKGMSTREVTDLLYRSSGLRGLSGISGDMRDLLASDDPRASLAIDHLVHRCALSAGMLAGALGGLDAFVFTAGVGENAPTIRARIAARLTWLGAELDPAANEAGAMLISTEASRVALYVLPTDEELMIARHTLALITAS; encoded by the coding sequence ATGGACGCGATCCTTGTAGTCAACGCCGGCTCGTCAAGCCTCAAGTTCCAGATCTTCGAGGTTGCCGGCACGCGATTGGAGCGCCGCGTTCGCGGGCAGATGGATGGCATAGGAACCCGGCCCCGTTTGCGCGCCACCGCCGCCGACACCACGGCGCTGGTCGATCGCAGTTATGAGCCGGGAGTGGTGAAGGACCTGCCAGCTGCCATCACTGAGACCCGCACCTGGCTGCAGTCGCTCGAAGGCGTTACGCTCAGAGCCATCGGCCATCGCGTGGTTCACGGCGGGCCGGATTATGCGCAGCCGATCCTGATCGACCATGACATTCTCGACAAGCTCGCGACTTTACAGAAGCTTGCACCGCTGCATCAGCCCAACAATCTGGCACCAATCCGCCTTGCCATGGACATCGATCCGGATGTTCCCCAAATCGCGTGTTTTGACACGGCCTTCCATCGTGGCCACGCTGCCCATACCGACTGTTACGCCTTGCCATGGGCCTTCTACGAGGACGGCATTCGGCGCTATGGGTTCCATGGCCTTTCCTACGAATATATTTCCGAGCGGCTGGCCGAGGTGGCGCCCGCCGTCGCGCAGGACCGCATCATCGTTGCGCATCTTGGCAGCGGCGCTTCGATGTGCGCACTGCGCAACGGCCGCAGTCTTGAGACGACCATGGGGTTCACGGCTCTCGACGGCCTGCCGATGGGCACCAGGCCAGGCCAGATGGATCCAGGTGTCGTTCTCTACCTGATCGACCAGAAGGGCATGAGCACCAGGGAGGTCACGGACCTTCTCTACCGGTCGTCTGGTCTCAGGGGACTGTCGGGCATTTCCGGCGATATGCGCGACTTGCTCGCCAGCGACGATCCGCGCGCGAGCCTAGCGATCGATCATTTAGTCCACCGCTGTGCGCTGAGTGCCGGGATGCTCGCCGGTGCGCTGGGAGGTCTGGATGCGTTCGTCTTCACGGCCGGCGTGGGAGAAAACGCTCCAACTATTCGGGCTCGCATTGCCGCGCGTCTGACCTGGCTTGGCGCCGAGCTTGATCCCGCGGCCAACGAAGCAGGCGCGATGCTGATTTCCACCGAGGCGAGCCGCGTCGCGCTCTATGTCCTGCCGACTGATGAGGAGTTGATGATTGCGCGCCATACGCTTGCACTTATCACAGCGTCTTGA
- the fabI gene encoding enoyl-ACP reductase FabI, translating to MSIPVVNAQLLRGRKGLIVGIANDRSIAWGCARAFRAFGAELAITYLNDKAKPHVEPLAREVESPIFMPMDMAIDGQLEAVFDSISETWGELDFVVHSIAFSPRDTLVGRVVDVPREGFLKTMEISCWSFIRMAHLAEPLMKKGGTLFTMTYYGSQKVVENYNIMGVAKAALESAVRYLAAELGPKNIRVHAISPGALATRAASGIPEFDELLEKTKTKAPARELVSIDDVGVATAFLAHDAARLITGQVLYVDGGYHIID from the coding sequence ATGTCCATTCCGGTCGTCAATGCGCAGCTTCTCAGGGGCAGAAAAGGGCTGATCGTCGGTATCGCCAATGATCGTTCGATAGCCTGGGGGTGTGCCCGAGCCTTTCGCGCCTTCGGCGCCGAGCTCGCAATTACCTATCTCAACGACAAGGCCAAGCCACACGTGGAGCCTCTCGCACGTGAGGTCGAAAGTCCGATCTTCATGCCGATGGACATGGCCATTGACGGCCAGCTCGAGGCGGTCTTTGACTCTATTTCAGAGACGTGGGGCGAACTCGATTTCGTCGTCCACTCCATCGCCTTTTCGCCGAGGGATACGCTGGTTGGCCGCGTCGTCGACGTGCCGCGCGAAGGCTTTCTGAAGACGATGGAAATCTCCTGCTGGTCATTCATTCGCATGGCCCATCTCGCTGAGCCGCTTATGAAGAAAGGCGGTACGCTGTTTACGATGACCTATTATGGCTCGCAAAAGGTCGTTGAGAACTACAACATCATGGGCGTGGCAAAGGCTGCCCTCGAGAGCGCTGTTCGTTATCTCGCCGCGGAACTCGGACCAAAGAACATTCGTGTCCACGCCATCTCGCCAGGCGCGCTGGCGACGCGCGCCGCATCGGGGATTCCCGAATTCGATGAACTGCTGGAAAAGACAAAGACGAAGGCGCCGGCCCGAGAGCTCGTCAGTATTGATGATGTTGGCGTCGCAACGGCCTTTCTCGCGCATGACGCCGCGCGCCTGATCACGGGGCAGGTGCTTTACGTGGATGGGGGCTATCACATCATCGACTGA
- the tet(30) gene encoding tetracycline efflux MFS transporter Tet(30), with the protein MNKALIVILSTVALDAIGAGLIFPILPDLLVEVTGGRDIGLLYGIMLAVYAIMQFVFSPVLGALSDRFGRRPVLLLSLAGTLLDYLVMALSPLGWVLVVGRAMAGITSANMAVASAYITDITPAEQRAQRFGTVGAVMSLGFIIGPVIGGVMGAWWLRSPFLVAALFNGLNLLIALFVLPESRKASPGKFAFKELNPLAPLVWLWNFKPLLPLVTVSVVFGLVAAIPGTIWVLYGAERFGWDSVHMGLSLSAFGISGALAQAFLVGPLSRRFGDLGTLMIGIAFDMLAYVLMAFANQSWMGYAVAPLFALGGVAMPALQSLVTSRVSDDQQGQLQGVLASLMSLAGIVGPVLTTAVFFSTKSIWIGTIWLVGAALYLLASPLFATVKAPKAVAA; encoded by the coding sequence ATGAACAAGGCCCTAATCGTTATTCTTTCAACCGTTGCCCTCGATGCCATTGGCGCAGGCTTGATCTTTCCCATCCTGCCGGACCTGCTGGTCGAGGTGACAGGTGGCCGCGACATCGGACTGCTCTATGGGATCATGCTGGCGGTCTATGCCATCATGCAATTTGTCTTCTCGCCGGTCCTTGGTGCGCTCAGTGATCGGTTTGGCCGGCGCCCGGTTTTGCTGCTCTCTTTGGCTGGCACCCTGCTCGATTACCTCGTCATGGCACTTTCCCCGCTCGGCTGGGTGCTCGTGGTGGGGCGGGCCATGGCGGGGATAACCAGCGCCAATATGGCGGTGGCAAGCGCCTACATCACCGACATCACCCCAGCCGAGCAGCGTGCGCAGCGGTTTGGGACGGTTGGCGCCGTGATGAGCCTGGGCTTTATCATCGGTCCCGTCATCGGCGGCGTCATGGGCGCTTGGTGGCTCCGCTCGCCGTTTCTTGTGGCAGCCCTATTCAATGGCCTCAACCTGCTCATCGCGCTGTTTGTCCTGCCGGAAAGTCGAAAGGCTAGTCCGGGCAAGTTCGCGTTCAAGGAACTCAATCCGCTGGCGCCATTGGTGTGGCTTTGGAATTTCAAGCCGCTCCTACCACTTGTAACCGTCTCTGTCGTATTCGGTCTGGTGGCAGCCATACCGGGAACAATCTGGGTGCTCTATGGCGCCGAACGGTTCGGTTGGGATTCGGTGCATATGGGCCTGTCACTGTCGGCTTTCGGCATCAGCGGCGCCCTGGCGCAGGCCTTTCTCGTCGGACCGCTGTCGCGCCGCTTTGGTGACCTGGGCACGTTGATGATCGGCATTGCCTTCGACATGCTGGCATATGTGCTGATGGCCTTCGCCAACCAGAGCTGGATGGGTTACGCGGTAGCGCCTCTGTTTGCATTGGGCGGCGTTGCCATGCCGGCGCTGCAATCGCTGGTGACCAGCCGCGTGAGCGATGACCAGCAGGGCCAGTTGCAGGGTGTGCTGGCCAGCCTGATGAGCCTGGCAGGCATAGTGGGGCCGGTGCTGACCACTGCAGTGTTCTTTTCGACCAAAAGCATCTGGATCGGCACGATATGGCTGGTGGGTGCAGCACTTTATCTTCTCGCATCGCCGCTTTTCGCAACGGTAAAGGCCCCGAAGGCCGTGGCAGCGTAG
- a CDS encoding sulfite oxidase has product MPTPEQPSLIVRQKSPQNTEFPFASLSDWLIPTELFFVRNHFPSPDLDARDWRLRVGGAVERPIELDLDSIKAMRSTTFTAVVECAGNGRVYYVPPKEGLQWQNGAVGNAAWTGVLLREILEMAGVKRTAREVLLVGADSGVVDTNRKTASPGPIAFARSLPLEKAIAHSTILAYSMNEEPLTRDHGYPLRAVVGGWFGMAWVKWITHITVVEQPFLGYWQARDYFRWERSLGEPRLVPLAEMEVKAQIARPVQGARLIAGQPYRIFGAAWSGEAVIRQVQVCTGDGRGWREGRLLETERPFAWRLWEYMWTPEEVGRYILRCRAIDGAGCVQPDLQRSDCESYAANWIVPVEVTVVPEPQTYEEEFVI; this is encoded by the coding sequence ATGCCGACACCAGAGCAACCCAGTCTAATAGTTCGACAGAAATCCCCACAGAACACCGAGTTTCCGTTTGCGTCGCTCTCCGATTGGCTGATCCCAACCGAGCTGTTCTTCGTGCGAAACCATTTCCCCTCGCCGGACCTCGATGCGCGAGACTGGAGATTGCGCGTTGGCGGGGCGGTGGAGCGGCCGATCGAACTTGACCTCGACAGCATTAAGGCGATGCGGAGCACGACTTTCACCGCCGTCGTCGAGTGCGCAGGGAACGGCCGCGTCTACTATGTGCCACCGAAGGAGGGGTTGCAGTGGCAGAACGGAGCCGTCGGCAATGCTGCGTGGACAGGTGTTCTTCTGCGCGAGATTTTAGAAATGGCGGGCGTTAAGCGAACCGCACGTGAGGTTCTGCTCGTAGGCGCAGACAGCGGCGTCGTCGACACGAACAGGAAAACGGCTTCTCCCGGCCCCATCGCTTTTGCGCGCAGTTTACCGCTTGAGAAGGCCATCGCTCACAGCACGATCCTTGCCTATTCGATGAACGAGGAGCCGTTGACGCGCGATCACGGCTACCCGCTACGCGCGGTCGTGGGTGGCTGGTTCGGCATGGCTTGGGTCAAGTGGATCACACATATTACGGTTGTGGAACAACCGTTCCTTGGCTACTGGCAGGCGCGCGACTATTTCCGTTGGGAGCGCAGCCTCGGGGAACCCAGGCTGGTCCCCCTCGCGGAGATGGAGGTCAAAGCGCAGATCGCGCGTCCCGTGCAGGGGGCGCGTCTCATCGCCGGCCAACCGTATCGGATTTTCGGAGCCGCCTGGAGCGGAGAGGCTGTTATCCGGCAGGTGCAGGTCTGCACCGGAGATGGTAGGGGCTGGCGCGAGGGAAGGCTCCTCGAAACAGAACGTCCCTTTGCATGGCGCTTGTGGGAGTACATGTGGACCCCTGAAGAAGTGGGGCGATATATACTGCGATGTCGCGCGATCGATGGGGCGGGGTGCGTGCAGCCCGACCTCCAGCGTTCCGACTGCGAGAGCTACGCGGCCAATTGGATCGTTCCGGTGGAGGTTACGGTCGTTCCCGAGCCACAGACGTACGAGGAGGAATTCGTGATCTAA